In a genomic window of Candidatus Chazhemtobacterium aquaticus:
- a CDS encoding iron-sulfur cluster assembly scaffold protein produces MEYSEEIIDHARNPRNFGDLKGANKRSKQSNATCGDMVEFYAKVDGGVIRDIRFKGVGCALSTAAASMLSDKVKGMKVDEVRELDGRVVVELMGEVNPARMKCVLLPLSAIRALVE; encoded by the coding sequence ATGGAGTACTCAGAAGAAATTATTGATCATGCCAGAAATCCAAGGAATTTTGGTGATCTTAAAGGGGCTAATAAAAGAAGTAAGCAGAGTAATGCAACGTGTGGAGATATGGTTGAGTTTTACGCTAAGGTGGATGGAGGAGTGATCAGAGATATTCGGTTTAAAGGGGTGGGGTGTGCATTATCAACGGCAGCAGCCTCAATGTTAAGTGATAAGGTTAAGGGTATGAAGGTTGATGAGGTGAGAGAGCTTGATGGGAGGGTGGTGGTTGAGTTAATGGGAGAGGTAAATCCAGCGAGAATGAAATGTGTGTTGTTGCCTTTGTCTGCGATTAGGGCGTTGGTGGAGTGA